The Canis aureus isolate CA01 chromosome 15, VMU_Caureus_v.1.0, whole genome shotgun sequence genome includes the window TTTGTagcctaaatgaaaaaaaaaaaaacttatgataAGAGATTCTTAgtctctttttttgtgtttttttcctatttttatgttttattagttGGTCTAAATCTCCTAATCTTAGATTACTTAGAATTTCTTTCTAGTTCTCACATACGAATAGAAAATTATGTCATTTCAACAACTAACATCTTGATTGGTTTGCTTTTACATGTTTGAGAGCTTTGAAATGATCTCTTTTTGCTCAGTACTGCCAAGACTCTATCcctaagacattttaaaaagatttatttatttattttagagagagagagagagctggaagaggggcagagggaaagagagaatcttaagcagactctccagtgaacgcagagcctgatgtggtgcttaATCCaatgacctgagatcatggcctgggccaaaattaagagtctgatGCCCAACTGAGACAGTCAGGTGCCATCGCCCCCCCACCAAGAAACTTTTATATCCATCCCTTCTCAACTATACTTCTGTTATTAAGTCATGACTAATGGGGGTTCCTCATGTATTATGAAGCACTTTACTACTTCATGATTTCCGGATTTCTGCACTTACTTATTACACAATCGGGCCTTAATAGGCCTACCAGACCAATACATATAGCACTTAATAAGCAATTGTTTGGGCACTATAGAAAAAGCaggtaaaatggagataaaaaatgtaattagagTATGATCTTCATGCTTAATTTACTTGaagtttactattttattatttgtgtgttgGTAAAAAATAGGTTCCCTGGAATACTAaataagtatttgataaaattcaaatgtaCAAATAAGTGAATGGGTGATATGAGAAGATTCATAAAAACTATAACACAAAAACAGTTCTCAGAAGTGCCATAAATGATGCAGACTATAAAGGAAAGCCATGGGAGTAGAACCGTGGTTCTAACTGTGGGATCCGAAGGGCCTTCTTGGGAAGTGttcttcaccttgcacttttgaAAACAGGTATAAAAACATGCCCTTACATTTCAAAGTCTCATTTATCAGGTCACTTACTTGGTTTCTGCTCCTGTCTTTTCCTGGAGGTCAGACAATGGATCCAGGTAGAGAAGCACATTTTAAGCCATCTTCTCCATTCCCATTCAACAAGTCTCTGATTCATTAAGGGTCCTTTGTTCCCAAACTCAGCTCAGGTACATTTGAATCCTAACAACAAGCCTAGTGTGGGCTCAAAGTAGGAGCGCCACAATCACAACAACCACACAGAATCTCAGAGCTGGAACTGAGAAGAGGAAatgaatacagatttttttacaCCAAAACACCTGAAGTTGGATCTCAGGTCTAATCCTTCTAAGTTGTGTAAACcattgtgcttcagtttcctttctagaagtggtaataataataataggattGTTTGAAAGATTAAGATACTTGTTATGTTAATTAGAGGCAAACTTATTTtaacaaagacatttaaaaagagagtaaatgaaaaaatagtttatttttcttttagggaaaaatccaaaaaacaagtAAGTTGACTATTATGGTTAGAAAGAAGACTCTTCTCCACCAAGTTACTTTGAGTCTAGGGAGGAAGGTCAACTTTGTGTCCTAAACATGTGTCTTCCATCTGGTTCTAAAGATGCTCTGACAGGAAGGGCTGAAAAGTAAGTAAAGCGCTTGATCAAAAATATTGCACAGAAGCATCTGCATCATTTGATTCCTGTTTCATTGGTCCAAACTTATCAATGCAACCATACAGAGACATGGGGCCTGGGACTGATGTGTTTTGCTGAGTCTCCTTGTGTTATCCAGAGATTCCATTACTCATTGTTTGAAGTGAGAAATAACTGTTTGGGAAGGTTTAACAATCCCTCTGTTTTTATAATCTGCTTAAACAAAGGCAGGCACATCCTCTGTGCCCTGAGAAAGTACAATATTATTATTGTCTGcttatcattgtttttaaatcatcattCTCATTCTTATTATCTGCCTCAATTAAGTATTTAAACACCTTATGAGTATTCCATGTCAGTTGATTAGCTAGATGCCTGATGAACTTCAGTAGTCTATTACAATATCCCCAGTTCAACTTTGGACTCTATTAAAAATTTCCTCTTACTTTGAGCAGAAATCTAAGGCTGTGCAATTCCTTTCTGTTGGTCTGAGTCCTAACTGGGGTACAAACAGGCTCAGTGTTTCTTCAGCATGGCATTATCTCAGGTATATGACAGCAATatgtgttctttctcctcctcaaagCTGTATTTTCCAAGAACTCCCTTTGGGAGTGACTGCcagttctttgtattatttctcctGAGAACATCTATCACCAAAaacttttttcaatcatttatctCAAAATACCTTTACTCTTTTCAGCTTAATCTTTATTCTGAAGAAAAACTTGTTGTCCACATCACCCTGAATTCCAGAATTAAACCCATTATTCATTGATATTTCTTACAGAACAGATCAGCCTCAggtttcttttatctttgcaCCTAAACTTTTGAAACTCCACAGCCACATGGCTGTGGTCTATCGTTGCATGTGGGCTATCGTTGACCTGCCTACAGTATAAACAGCACCATCTTTACCTTTTGTCATATATCTGAGACTATTAATTTGGAGACATGAAAACAATCACACATTGGGAAGGAATGTTATTGAAAATAGAAAGTAGACTGCCTCCATCCCAGGAAGACATACTCTGCTTCTAGATATCCTAGAAATGAATATGGCAAAAGGAATTGAATACCCAGTAGGGACACTGTGTAAGTTGTGCAGGGAATCTGAGCTCCCATACAGCTGCTCAGGTGACATGTGCTTTTTTGATCGCTAGGCGTGTACTCGGTGTCCGCAGGAGACTCGGTAATAGGGAATTGTGATTTTGGCCTGGGTGATGTTATGTTGCTTTCTGGTCACCAAGTACTGGATAACTGAGGCCTTGCTTTCTCCACACAGCCCATGGAGCTATACACAGAAGGATGCAGTGTCAGAAGATGGATGGTCGCTGTGAGGTTGAGTGCCTTTCCTTTGAAGATAAGATTGGGGGCTGTAGAGCTGAACTGACACCACTTTGctgcaaaaaaaggaagaataattaaAAGCCAAGCAGGAGCTACAGGAAGTGAGAAGCAAAGATCCTCTGGCTGTGAGCTCCATGCGGCAAACATCTCTGGATTTATTCTCTTGACCTCCAACATGGGCATTCTTTGAATGAAGCTGTCAATCCAGCTTCTGACACTGCAGAGAAATACGATCTGTAGGCCGTGAGGGGCCTGGGGGAAGGCACTGTGTTATGTTGACCTTCGGAATCCTCACTTGCTGGCAGAGGCCCCCTTAATTATTTTATGCATTGATAAAGTGAGTGAGCAGATTAACAGATTAAACAGGTAGAATGGAAAGGTGGGACCATggttgaaatgttctaaaaccctGGCTTCAGACAGAGCTGTGACCCTGGGTCTTTGTCGTTCAGACTCTGGTCTCTGTAATATGAGACGACTCAACCACATAGTACATGCCCATGTGATGGACACAAATTGTGGCCGCCTTAGCAGTCCTGCTGGCTCATGCTTCTCCGGCTCCTTCACAGATAGCTGTTAGCAtggcttcccctccctcttcaaTCTGGAACATCAAGTGCCATAATGAAAAGGGCCTGTGTCAAAGTTTAAGCTGGCCAAAGATTGGGTAGCGTCTTCATGCTGGCCTCTTgtagtgagaatgtagcagtcaTGGCCTCTTCAAGAGCAGGGTTCCTAGAGATAGTCTAATTCAACACCTTCATTACAGCGGAGGAGATAGAGACCCCAGAAGATGCCACTGTTGCCGGCTTAGTCACAGCAACACTTTGGCTTTTGGTCTTATGTTCTTAGCCTGTCCACAAAATGGGGTCCTGGCTGAGAGCAGAAGCCTGAACAGGGATTATTTATAGCAGCTCCGGTGAGCAGCTGGGTGGAAGAAGAAGTGGAAACAGCTGcagaagagttggacactttccAAGATCCCTCCTGTGACCTTGTGATCCTTGCTTGTCTGGGCTGATGGTAACAGCACACAGGTTTGCTTTTGCCCTTATTTGCCAAAATTCAGACTCCCAGCTTTCAGGGCTAGCAATATATATGTCATAGGCCACTGTCATCCTAGACTGACAGCACACTGCTCCAGAACAGAAGAAAGACAGTCCCTTGGCTCTGTCTGGAGAATGTCCTTACCTATTTGACTAAGCCTGCTTTCTGTAGAGATGTAAATAAAGGAGAGCAGAATAAAACACAACTTACTTCCAAGGATGAGCCAATTTATAAAGGctgtaaaaagaaatcaaaacatgtTTCTAAAAAATGTTCTGGTGCTGCTACATATCTTCATGGCTAATGGGCTGAtgtttttattctgaaaactatgCAAGAGACGAGTGGGTGGAAGAAGCTCTCTTTTTGCAAGTATCACAGGTCCTCAGGTCTTCCCAGAAGTTGCTTACCCAGGCCTCAGATAAAACTAACTGCCTTTGAGAATCTAAATGTATTTAGGTCTCATcccctgttctttctgttttttttttcccctcctctttccttGCAAAATTAACAGTGGTGTGTATAgtgtcttcctctgcttctcgACTTACAGAAACATCCTCTATCACCTTCATGCTGCTGGGATTTCTCTTAATGAGGAGACCATGAACTCTTAGACATGTGTTGGTCACCATGCTCTTTGTAAAGACTCCAGGGGCACCCTCGGCAATCTATGGTTGGTATCTCTTGTTACCTCGATACATCGCAAGCATTTCACAATGTGGtctgtctcctccttcattcctgTCTCCTCTGCCCTTGAAGATAGAAGTCTTCCagctactttctttctcttcttccctgttGTCCTATGTTCTCCCTTTCCTGCGATTGCACACACCCTGGATTCATCCATCTTCATATTACACATGTCTCTAAGCAATTCCAGGAGCTCCTGTGGTTTCAGCCTCTCCTGTTGATGTGGCATTATCTCCTCACCAGCCTTTCCAGGCTCCAAGCCTCCATTCTCTACTCCACTCCACGGCAGTGCATGGATGCCCTGCACACTGCATCTTCCAGACCTTGAGGCCAGTTGCTTCCCATTAGCCCCTTTAATGCAAGACATTGGCAGTAGGCAGGAAATTAAGATGAAGGGTGAAGACAGTCCCTTTCATTTCCAGCTCTGGCCAGCAGCACCCCAACAGCAACAGATGGTTGGCTCCAGGCTCCAACTCCTTTTGGCTTTCTCAGCAGCCTTGCAATAACCCTTGAAGGAACTAACAGCACCCAGCACCCATAAAGGCATGGCTGGGCCACAACCTGTTTTGCTGTGTACCCTGGTTCTCCATGGCCCCTGTTTGGCCATATCTTCTCCTCAAAAGTCTGAACATTGGCTGCAGGATGTCTCCACCCCACTTGTCTGGGCCCCAGCCATGGAGCACTCCTTCCTTAAAGTCTTAAGCATCATTCATGAGCTGTTCTTGACTTAGAGGTCTGAGCACCAGCTGTGCTGTGTCCCATACTCACACATCCAGCCTCCAGCTGTAGGTAGCTAACACCAGGATTTCGGACCCCTGCCGCTGATAGCGCCTTTCC containing:
- the LOC144283917 gene encoding beta-defensin 107A-like — protein: MSGAMRIFFLVSAALILLAHIFSAHGAIHRRMQCQKMDGRCEVECLSFEDKIGGCRAELTPLCCKKRKNN